A single genomic interval of Methylocystis sp. IM3 harbors:
- a CDS encoding autotransporter outer membrane beta-barrel domain-containing protein has protein sequence MNQQFIGDYALAYVPRAGYGNPLAVAFALDHASFPAQFTDGDSVYNLLDLLNYGDPRKLRYALTQLDGEIYANAPSIVIGAGRMFLEVLRDQTQLTRLPSTPRSQNGVRPWISGFGGAAYLNGNQNVSGIRFSGGGAAVGIDYAYNPNFQIGVSAAYSRNSFSMNGISASGNLDSYSFGSYAGYALGSFYLDAALGYSYNPAGVGRSIALPYFARAATASFHNDALLSRAEFGYDFFWTAQLKTTPFAAFQSVVVFPINFSEQGAGAISMDVKERTVTTAMSTLGTELSYDMPIGLNAPVTLSGRAGWSHDFADVNRFALVNFQGISRSNFWVEGARWPRNAASIGAKISLPLAQAKLFIRYDGMFANNANISSATGGISINF, from the coding sequence ATGAATCAGCAATTTATCGGGGACTATGCTCTAGCTTATGTGCCGCGTGCCGGATACGGCAATCCGCTCGCCGTCGCTTTCGCACTAGACCATGCAAGTTTTCCTGCCCAGTTCACGGATGGGGACAGCGTTTACAACTTGCTTGATTTATTAAATTATGGCGATCCCAGAAAGCTGCGCTACGCTCTCACTCAACTGGACGGAGAAATATACGCCAATGCCCCATCGATTGTGATCGGGGCTGGACGAATGTTTCTCGAGGTCCTTAGAGACCAAACTCAATTGACGCGTCTTCCTTCGACGCCACGCTCACAAAACGGTGTGCGGCCTTGGATAAGCGGATTTGGGGGAGCTGCGTATCTTAATGGAAATCAAAACGTCAGCGGTATAAGATTCTCCGGCGGGGGTGCCGCAGTCGGAATCGATTATGCTTACAACCCAAACTTCCAAATTGGTGTAAGCGCGGCTTATTCGCGAAACTCTTTCTCGATGAATGGGATTTCCGCCTCGGGCAACCTCGATAGTTATTCGTTTGGGTCTTATGCAGGATATGCCTTAGGAAGTTTCTATCTCGATGCGGCGCTTGGATATTCATACAACCCAGCTGGCGTGGGCCGCAGCATCGCCCTACCTTATTTTGCGCGCGCGGCAACCGCGAGCTTCCATAATGACGCGCTGCTTTCGAGAGCAGAATTTGGCTATGATTTTTTCTGGACTGCCCAATTAAAAACCACGCCTTTTGCCGCGTTCCAGAGCGTGGTGGTTTTTCCGATCAATTTTTCAGAGCAGGGAGCCGGAGCCATAAGTATGGATGTTAAGGAGCGCACTGTTACGACAGCGATGAGTACTTTAGGAACAGAGCTGTCCTACGACATGCCGATAGGTCTGAATGCACCTGTGACGTTGTCTGGACGAGCAGGTTGGTCCCATGATTTCGCTGATGTTAACCGGTTCGCCCTCGTAAACTTTCAGGGCATTTCAAGGTCGAATTTTTGGGTTGAGGGAGCCCGTTGGCCACGCAATGCCGCCTCAATCGGCGCGAAGATATCCCTCCCGCTTGCTCAGGCGAAGTTGTTCATTCGATATGACGGGATGTTTGCGAATAATGCGAATATCTCTAGCGCCACAGGAGGAATTTCCATCAACTTTTAG